A genomic region of Microbacterium schleiferi contains the following coding sequences:
- a CDS encoding CPBP family intramembrane glutamic endopeptidase, which translates to MSEVLNVSRVEGQTRTRLTWELWIVLAITVGQSALYSLLSFVRSLIRAAEQNQTLAQQQTQLNPNRDAEALWNALYQFLSIFFGLALVALVIYLLWEPGSNALRRIGLDFSRFGGDVGRALLLGAVIGIPGLALYVIGRALGITLQVSASPLDAAWWTVPLLILAALRAGLTEEVIFLGYLFDRLRRFGWNWWAIILTTAGLRAAYHAYQGFGAIVGNFAMGVVFGWCYRRWGRVMPLVIAHTLIDIVAFIGYPLAVSLFPTVF; encoded by the coding sequence GTGAGCGAAGTGCTGAACGTTTCGCGCGTTGAGGGGCAAACACGTACGCGGCTGACGTGGGAGCTGTGGATCGTCCTGGCCATCACCGTTGGCCAGTCGGCGCTGTACAGCCTCCTGTCGTTCGTTCGATCGCTCATTCGCGCCGCCGAGCAGAATCAGACCCTCGCACAGCAACAGACCCAGCTGAACCCGAACCGGGACGCCGAGGCGCTGTGGAACGCGCTCTACCAGTTCCTCAGCATCTTCTTCGGTTTGGCGCTGGTCGCACTCGTGATCTATCTGCTGTGGGAGCCGGGGTCCAATGCCCTGCGGCGGATCGGCCTCGACTTTTCCCGCTTCGGCGGCGATGTCGGCCGTGCACTGCTGCTCGGCGCCGTGATCGGCATCCCCGGTCTTGCTCTGTACGTCATCGGCCGCGCGCTCGGGATCACCCTTCAGGTGAGCGCCTCACCGCTGGATGCCGCGTGGTGGACGGTCCCGCTGCTGATCCTTGCGGCGCTGCGGGCTGGGCTCACCGAGGAGGTCATCTTCCTCGGATACCTCTTCGACCGCCTCCGCCGGTTCGGCTGGAACTGGTGGGCGATCATCCTCACCACGGCAGGCCTGCGCGCGGCGTACCACGCCTACCAGGGCTTCGGAGCGATCGTCGGCAACTTCGCGATGGGCGTCGTCTTCGGCTGGTGCTACCGCCGATGGGGTCGCGTGATGCCCCTCGTGATCGCCCACACCCTCATCGACATCGTCGCGTTCATCGGCTATCCCCTCGCGGTATCCCTCTTCCCCACGGTCTTCTAG